One Algibacter sp. L3A6 genomic region harbors:
- a CDS encoding acyltransferase family protein, with the protein MKKNEVECLKGLAIIGVIFAHMNFKGRFDDSTLILVNYLQIIFGWCVIAFFFCSGLLAKNVDRFLLKQLIFKRFKRLIVPCIVFTITYKLIIFGLYYSGLFGWKNPLPENKLTLLYPVGPQFYFLIYLFIIQLIVSFLQLYFSRKVLLIMASIVLPILYFIIDSPKYSYGGEINLVPFYIYSYIIALFVSENKSIRNIDYYVLLILVLAFLSLSFNIKMIILIQLYIPILLWLILKKYNSITVNFNKLSIGKYSGAIYVWHAPILLPFLSITCVKLFGSKTLVIFPILIITILISIFLGKLTSRYSFLKIWRF; encoded by the coding sequence ATGAAAAAAAATGAAGTAGAATGCCTTAAGGGTCTTGCTATTATCGGAGTTATTTTTGCTCACATGAATTTTAAAGGTCGTTTTGATGATAGCACACTGATACTAGTTAATTACTTACAAATTATTTTTGGTTGGTGTGTTATAGCGTTTTTCTTTTGTTCAGGTTTGTTAGCTAAGAACGTTGATAGATTTCTTTTAAAACAATTAATTTTTAAAAGATTTAAAAGATTAATTGTTCCTTGTATCGTATTTACTATAACTTATAAATTAATTATATTTGGATTATATTATTCAGGTCTTTTTGGATGGAAAAATCCTTTACCAGAGAATAAATTAACATTGTTATACCCTGTAGGTCCTCAGTTTTATTTTCTTATCTATCTTTTTATCATTCAATTGATAGTTTCTTTTCTTCAGCTTTATTTTTCAAGAAAGGTTTTGCTAATTATGGCATCTATTGTTTTACCGATATTATATTTTATAATTGATAGTCCTAAGTACTCTTATGGCGGAGAGATTAATCTAGTCCCTTTTTACATCTATTCTTATATCATAGCTTTATTTGTATCTGAGAATAAATCAATAAGAAATATTGATTATTATGTTTTGTTAATTTTAGTTCTAGCATTTCTATCATTATCTTTTAATATAAAAATGATAATATTAATACAACTATATATTCCGATACTGTTATGGTTGATTTTAAAAAAATATAATTCTATTACTGTTAATTTTAATAAACTATCAATCGGTAAATATTCAGGGGCAATTTATGTATGGCATGCTCCTATTTTGCTTCCATTTCTTTCAATTACTTGTGTTAAGCTATTTGGAAGTAAAACATTAGTCATTTTTCCTATTTTAATAATTACTATTTTGATTTCTATTTTTTTAGGCAAACTGACTTCTAGGTATTCTTTTTTAAAAATTTGGAGATTTTAA
- a CDS encoding putative colanic acid biosynthesis acetyltransferase, producing the protein MNKVDLSEYKNNFSRKNQIARLLWSVVWLLFARPLPRRLGNGWKLFLLRLFGAKVHAKAVVYSSVRIYMPWNLEMHEYSCLAPEVDCYNVDKITIGAHATVSQKTYLCAASHDINKKDYPLITAPITVKDQAWIGAAVFIGMGVTIGEGAVVGATASVFKDVEPWTIVGGNPAKFIKKRNID; encoded by the coding sequence ATGAATAAAGTAGATCTATCAGAATACAAAAACAACTTTAGTCGTAAAAATCAAATCGCTCGATTATTATGGTCTGTAGTTTGGTTGCTTTTTGCTCGCCCTCTGCCAAGACGTTTAGGTAACGGGTGGAAATTATTTTTATTAAGACTTTTTGGTGCCAAAGTACACGCCAAAGCTGTAGTATATTCATCTGTAAGAATATATATGCCTTGGAACTTAGAAATGCATGAATATTCGTGTTTAGCTCCAGAAGTAGATTGCTATAATGTTGATAAAATTACCATAGGCGCACATGCTACCGTATCACAAAAAACATATTTATGTGCTGCATCTCACGATATTAACAAAAAAGATTACCCTTTAATTACCGCACCAATTACTGTAAAAGACCAAGCATGGATTGGAGCTGCTGTTTTTATTGGTATGGGCGTAACTATAGGTGAAGGAGCCGTTGTAGGTGCAACAGCATCTGTATTTAAAGACGTAGAGCCTTGGACTATTGTTGGTGGAAACCCAGCTAAATTTATAAAAAAAAGAAACATTGACTAA
- a CDS encoding glycosyltransferase family 2 protein has protein sequence MSKLPITVVVSVKNEELNLPHCLEKLSSFSEVVVIDSQSTDKTPAIVKQFGFKIVDFNWDGKFPKKRNWTLRNVDLKNDWILFLDADEFLTDAFIKEIGEKTKDSNFKGFWLNYNNYFMGKELKHGDKMKKLALFKKDSGEYEQIQEDSWSHLDMEVHEHPIIDGEIGKIGSPIIHKDYKGLEHYIARHNAYSTWEAKRYLFLLKTGFNDLTKRQKIKYQFINSGLLPMIYFMGSFVLKLGFLDGLAGYRLAKYKANYFFQIQTKIAELKHTK, from the coding sequence ATGAGTAAATTACCGATTACCGTTGTTGTATCCGTAAAAAATGAGGAACTGAATTTACCGCATTGTTTGGAGAAGTTAAGTTCGTTTTCAGAAGTTGTTGTTATCGACTCTCAAAGTACAGACAAAACGCCAGCTATTGTGAAGCAATTTGGTTTTAAGATTGTAGATTTTAACTGGGATGGAAAATTTCCTAAAAAGCGAAATTGGACTTTAAGGAATGTTGACTTAAAAAATGATTGGATTTTATTTTTAGATGCCGATGAGTTTTTAACCGATGCGTTTATTAAAGAAATAGGTGAAAAAACAAAGGACTCGAACTTTAAAGGGTTCTGGTTGAACTACAACAACTACTTTATGGGTAAGGAGTTGAAGCATGGCGATAAAATGAAAAAATTGGCTTTGTTCAAGAAAGATTCGGGAGAATATGAACAAATTCAGGAAGATTCATGGAGCCACTTAGATATGGAAGTCCACGAACACCCTATTATTGATGGTGAAATTGGTAAAATTGGAAGCCCAATTATACATAAAGACTATAAAGGTTTAGAGCATTATATAGCGCGCCATAACGCATACTCTACTTGGGAAGCCAAGCGTTACTTGTTTTTATTAAAAACAGGATTTAATGATTTAACAAAAAGACAAAAAATTAAGTATCAATTTATTAATAGTGGCTTATTACCTATGATATATTTTATGGGTTCTTTTGTGTTGAAACTAGGGTTCCTTGATGGACTTGCAGGTTATCGTTTAGCAAAATATAAAGCGAACTACTTTTTTCAAATACAAACTAAAATTGCAGAATTAAAACATACAAAATGA
- a CDS encoding UDP-glucuronic acid decarboxylase family protein, protein MKKILITGGAGFVGSHLCERLLNEGNDIICLDNYFTGSKQNVVHLLDNPYFELVRHDITHPYFAEVDEIYNLACPASPVHYQYNPIKTIKTSVLGAVNMLGLAKRVNAKILQASTSEVYGDPKVHPQKEDYWGNVNPIGIRSCYDEGKRCAETLFMDYHIQNEVAIKIIRIFNTYGPNMNPSDGRVVSNFIMQALRGEDITIFGDGLQTRSFQYVDDLVEGMIRMMNSEPEFLGPVNLGNPNEFTMLELAETVIKLTGSSSKLIFMPLPKDDPKQRQPDISLAKDKLNGWQPNIQLETGLIKTIDYFKTKL, encoded by the coding sequence ATGAAAAAAATTTTAATTACCGGAGGTGCTGGTTTTGTGGGGTCTCATTTATGTGAACGTTTACTAAACGAAGGAAACGATATTATATGCTTAGATAATTATTTTACAGGGTCTAAACAAAACGTGGTACATCTATTAGATAACCCATATTTTGAATTAGTTCGTCATGATATTACACACCCTTACTTTGCTGAGGTCGATGAGATTTACAATTTAGCATGTCCTGCTTCGCCTGTACATTACCAATACAACCCAATAAAAACAATAAAAACATCGGTACTTGGTGCTGTTAATATGCTTGGTTTAGCCAAACGTGTTAATGCTAAAATACTACAAGCAAGCACAAGTGAGGTCTATGGTGACCCAAAAGTACACCCACAAAAAGAAGATTACTGGGGAAATGTTAACCCGATTGGAATAAGGTCTTGCTACGATGAAGGAAAACGTTGCGCAGAAACTTTATTTATGGATTATCATATACAAAATGAAGTCGCTATAAAAATTATTAGAATTTTTAATACTTACGGCCCTAATATGAACCCTAGTGATGGCCGTGTAGTTTCTAACTTTATTATGCAAGCCTTACGAGGCGAAGATATTACCATTTTTGGCGATGGTTTACAAACACGTTCATTTCAATATGTAGATGATTTGGTGGAAGGTATGATTAGAATGATGAACTCGGAACCAGAATTTCTAGGTCCAGTAAATCTTGGAAACCCTAATGAATTTACCATGTTAGAATTAGCAGAAACTGTGATAAAATTAACAGGTTCTAGTTCTAAATTAATATTTATGCCGTTGCCTAAAGATGACCCAAAGCAACGCCAACCAGATATTAGCCTAGCTAAAGATAAACTAAATGGATGGCAACCTAATATTCAATTAGAAACAGGCTTAATAAAAACCATTGACTATTTTAAAACCAAACTGTAA
- a CDS encoding glycosyltransferase family 2 protein produces the protein MKVSIITATYNSEATIASCMRSVMEQKHASIEYVIIDGNSSDGTLDVVKQLQTEFPNIEVSILSEPDKGIYDALNKGVNRATGDVIGFVHSDDMLAQTTTIEHLVNTFKAEKTDGVYGDLQYVNKIDPTKVIRHWESCAFDKKLLKKGWMPAHPTLFLTREVYNRHVGFNLTYKIAADYDFILRVFKDDALRFAYLPEVITKMRAGGASNRSLKNIIIKSKEDYKAITSNNVGSFSTIIQKNVSKLNQFYKKG, from the coding sequence ATGAAAGTATCAATAATAACCGCCACTTATAATAGTGAAGCTACGATAGCGAGTTGCATGCGTTCTGTAATGGAACAGAAGCATGCTTCTATAGAATATGTGATTATCGATGGTAACTCTAGCGATGGCACTTTAGATGTTGTAAAGCAATTACAAACCGAATTCCCGAATATCGAAGTAAGCATACTCTCGGAACCAGATAAAGGCATTTACGATGCCTTAAACAAAGGGGTTAATCGTGCTACAGGTGATGTTATTGGTTTTGTACATTCCGATGATATGTTAGCACAAACCACGACAATCGAACACCTAGTAAACACCTTTAAAGCTGAAAAAACTGACGGTGTGTATGGTGATTTACAATACGTGAACAAAATTGACCCAACCAAGGTGATTCGCCATTGGGAAAGCTGTGCCTTTGATAAAAAACTATTGAAGAAAGGTTGGATGCCAGCACACCCAACCTTGTTTTTAACCCGTGAGGTCTATAACAGACACGTCGGCTTTAACTTAACCTATAAAATTGCTGCGGACTACGATTTTATTTTACGCGTTTTTAAAGACGACGCTTTACGTTTTGCTTACTTACCTGAAGTGATTACAAAAATGAGGGCTGGTGGCGCTAGTAACCGTAGTTTAAAAAACATCATTATAAAATCGAAGGAAGATTATAAAGCCATTACTTCCAACAATGTAGGTTCGTTTAGCACCATTATACAAAAAAACGTTTCTAAACTGAATCAGTTTTATAAAAAGGGTTAA
- a CDS encoding MraY family glycosyltransferase, with translation MVNFHNLNEVPGERSSHTRATPTMGGLAFFVTLVLNLFLFKPLDTEYIGLNLAAAFTIIFIVGLKDDLAVSTPRARVIIEIFAICIVFLHSDFHTTSLAGFMGIHEVPSVVLDVFHVVIALTIVNAYNLIDGVDGLASTLGISIFSMFGLIFLTMGLNYYFLICLSLIFTLLAFMRYNFSHEKKIFMGDTGSLVIGFCIAILALKFLTIDTSLFKRFTFAPQNKLLIVAAILAVPLFDMMRVIGVRLLKKQSPFTADRNHIHHILSDLGLEHYKIAILLGLLNYTLAIILIFFASIFNSFQMMFILPIIFILLLGIFHKLKLLSLKKINN, from the coding sequence ATGGTCAATTTCCATAATTTAAACGAAGTGCCAGGCGAACGCAGTTCGCATACTAGAGCAACCCCAACCATGGGTGGCCTCGCTTTTTTTGTAACTTTGGTACTCAACTTATTTTTATTCAAGCCTTTAGATACCGAATATATAGGTTTGAATTTAGCCGCCGCATTCACTATTATATTTATTGTAGGCTTAAAGGATGATTTAGCCGTGTCTACACCAAGAGCACGTGTTATTATAGAAATTTTTGCGATTTGTATTGTTTTTTTACATTCCGATTTTCATACGACTTCCCTAGCTGGTTTTATGGGGATTCATGAGGTGCCGTCAGTAGTTCTTGATGTGTTTCATGTTGTTATCGCACTCACCATTGTTAACGCTTACAACTTAATTGATGGTGTCGATGGTTTAGCGTCCACTTTAGGTATATCTATTTTCTCTATGTTTGGTCTTATCTTTTTAACCATGGGTTTAAACTATTACTTCTTAATTTGTTTAAGTCTTATTTTCACCTTATTGGCTTTTATGCGTTATAATTTTTCGCACGAGAAAAAAATTTTTATGGGAGATACAGGATCTCTAGTCATTGGATTTTGCATAGCCATATTAGCTTTAAAGTTTTTAACCATAGACACTAGCTTATTTAAACGCTTTACCTTTGCACCGCAAAACAAATTGTTAATTGTAGCCGCTATTTTAGCAGTGCCATTATTTGATATGATGCGTGTTATTGGTGTACGTCTATTAAAAAAACAAAGCCCGTTTACAGCCGACAGAAACCACATTCATCACATATTATCGGACTTAGGCTTAGAACATTACAAAATAGCGATACTATTAGGCTTATTAAATTACACCTTAGCGATTATTCTTATTTTTTTCGCTTCAATTTTTAACTCTTTTCAAATGATGTTTATCTTGCCGATAATTTTCATTTTATTATTGGGGATTTTCCATAAACTGAAATTGCTTTCTTTAAAAAAAATAAATAACTAA
- a CDS encoding polysaccharide biosynthesis/export family protein gives MKKLNQGLIITVITLLLFNSCASSKDIQYFQNVEDGVLKDSTAAFGAKIQSGDLLTINVSTINAEAALPFNLYETPMLQGAAASAKPIPHLVDDDGVINFPVLGKLKVAGLTTKQLTKKLEVDLVEYITNPTINIRFDNFRVSVLGEVAKPGSYQVLNERISVIEAIGLAGDLTIYGQRDNVLLVRIENGEKTFTTLDLTNKNLFNSPYYNLKQNDIIYISPNKTRVNSSAVGPNTGVIISSASLLITVLALILK, from the coding sequence ATGAAAAAACTCAACCAAGGGTTAATCATAACTGTTATCACTTTACTACTTTTTAACAGTTGTGCCTCATCAAAAGACATACAATATTTTCAAAATGTTGAAGATGGTGTTTTAAAAGATTCTACAGCTGCATTTGGAGCCAAAATACAAAGCGGAGATCTTTTAACGATAAACGTATCGACCATTAATGCCGAAGCCGCTTTGCCATTTAATCTTTATGAAACACCAATGCTACAGGGTGCTGCGGCTAGTGCAAAACCAATCCCTCATTTAGTTGATGATGACGGAGTTATTAATTTCCCAGTGTTAGGAAAACTTAAAGTTGCAGGGCTCACAACTAAACAACTGACTAAAAAATTAGAAGTTGACTTGGTAGAATATATAACGAACCCTACGATAAACATTCGCTTTGATAACTTTAGAGTATCGGTTTTAGGTGAGGTAGCCAAACCAGGATCTTACCAGGTGCTTAATGAGCGTATTTCTGTTATTGAAGCTATAGGTTTAGCAGGAGATCTTACTATTTACGGACAACGAGATAACGTATTATTAGTACGCATCGAAAATGGCGAAAAAACATTTACAACATTAGATTTAACGAATAAGAACCTCTTTAATTCGCCTTACTACAATTTAAAGCAAAACGATATTATTTACATCTCACCAAATAAAACGAGAGTAAATTCATCTGCAGTTGGGCCGAACACAGGTGTTATTATTTCTTCAGCCTCTTTACTTATAACTGTTTTAGCTTTAATCTTAAAATAA
- a CDS encoding GumC family protein has protein sequence MSNKEKFQDYMLAEDDSINIRQQIEKYAYHWKWFALGLIIALMGAYFYLRYTPNSYEVSATILIDDESNGGLSNELAAFEELGIGNSKKNIENEMGILKSRSLMTRVVKKLDLNISYFKEGQVRDTEIYKDELPFKTSIFVKDSTFFERNTSFLIKIVSDTSFELAHSKKASGVSYTFGKNIPTAYGEVVITPVNITPKDYNTVYIVRTAPIKAVAKSYRNGINVSLLYKKASILELKLKSPVKLKAERIINELIREYNRDAIEYKSLIGNNTDAFINERLEIIEEDLKKVDKTAENFKTANKLTDISMETGIVLETNSLVEKEIVDLSTQLKLVDYVMDHMESGSKNLIPENLGINSSDVTSSSTQYNTILLERNRIAQSSGKNNPVLLNLDAQLSQLQSSISQGLTNLKRSLTISLGQAKSQERTIDGKITSAPRKEREYRDIQRQQQIIETLYLFLLEKREENAISLAVTVPNAKLIDAADGNDIAVSPKRKMIYAIALMLGLLIPFVIIYVLFLLDNKIHNQEDLEAILKTPIIGNIPKTLDDNKILSKADRGNVAEAFRMLRTNMNFMLGNLKDQSKAIYITSTVPGEGKTFVAINLATVLAMSNKKVLLIGADVRKPKVAEYLDMTEASTGLTVFLADKSIQINQIIETAKNGDFDVIQSGMVPPNPSELLINGRFDEVLNYGKEHYDYVIVDTAPVNMVTDTLQIASRADLFIYLVRANYLDSRLLEIPKKLYQEKRIPNMTVVINGTDVKKGYGYGNGYGYGYGHEEEKKSWFKRLTNRS, from the coding sequence ATGTCTAACAAAGAGAAATTTCAAGATTATATGCTTGCTGAAGATGATAGTATTAATATTCGTCAGCAAATTGAAAAATATGCATATCACTGGAAGTGGTTTGCATTAGGACTTATTATAGCTCTAATGGGTGCTTATTTCTATTTACGTTACACACCGAACTCTTACGAAGTTTCGGCAACCATTCTAATTGACGATGAATCTAATGGAGGCTTATCTAATGAACTTGCCGCTTTTGAAGAATTAGGCATTGGAAACAGTAAAAAAAATATAGAAAATGAAATGGGAATTTTAAAATCCCGAAGTTTAATGACCCGTGTGGTAAAAAAATTAGACCTTAACATTTCATATTTCAAAGAAGGCCAAGTTAGAGATACCGAAATCTATAAAGACGAACTCCCATTCAAAACATCCATTTTTGTAAAAGACTCCACTTTTTTTGAGCGTAATACCTCATTCCTAATTAAAATTGTTTCTGATACTTCTTTTGAGTTAGCACATTCCAAAAAAGCTTCGGGAGTATCATACACATTCGGAAAAAACATACCCACAGCTTACGGTGAAGTCGTTATTACCCCAGTAAACATAACACCTAAAGATTACAATACCGTTTATATCGTTAGAACAGCGCCTATAAAAGCAGTTGCCAAAAGCTACCGAAATGGTATTAATGTAAGTTTGTTGTATAAGAAAGCAAGTATTTTAGAATTGAAACTTAAAAGTCCTGTAAAACTAAAAGCGGAACGCATTATAAATGAACTGATACGTGAATACAACAGAGATGCCATAGAGTACAAAAGCCTTATTGGCAATAACACGGATGCATTTATAAACGAACGATTAGAGATTATTGAGGAAGATTTAAAAAAAGTAGATAAAACCGCTGAAAATTTTAAAACCGCAAATAAATTAACCGATATCTCCATGGAAACAGGTATAGTTTTAGAAACGAACTCCTTGGTCGAAAAAGAAATAGTAGACCTAAGTACGCAACTAAAATTAGTAGATTATGTTATGGACCACATGGAATCGGGCTCAAAAAACCTAATACCAGAAAATCTAGGTATAAATTCTAGCGACGTAACTTCTAGCAGCACACAATACAATACCATACTTTTAGAACGCAATAGAATAGCACAAAGTTCTGGTAAAAATAATCCGGTACTTTTAAATTTAGATGCGCAACTTTCACAATTACAAAGCAGTATATCTCAAGGCCTAACGAATTTAAAGCGGAGTTTAACGATTTCTTTGGGCCAAGCAAAATCGCAAGAACGAACTATTGATGGTAAAATAACCTCAGCGCCACGAAAAGAACGCGAGTATAGAGATATACAACGCCAACAACAAATAATAGAAACACTGTATTTATTTTTATTAGAAAAACGAGAAGAAAACGCAATTTCATTGGCTGTTACTGTACCTAATGCTAAACTCATTGATGCCGCAGATGGTAACGATATCGCTGTGAGTCCGAAAAGAAAAATGATTTATGCCATAGCCTTAATGTTAGGCCTTCTTATTCCTTTCGTTATTATTTACGTATTATTTCTTTTAGACAATAAGATACATAATCAAGAAGATTTAGAAGCGATACTAAAAACACCTATTATCGGGAATATCCCAAAGACTTTAGATGATAATAAAATATTGTCAAAAGCGGATAGAGGTAATGTTGCAGAAGCCTTTAGAATGTTAAGAACCAACATGAACTTTATGCTTGGTAATCTGAAAGACCAATCTAAAGCGATTTATATTACCTCTACAGTTCCAGGCGAAGGCAAAACCTTTGTTGCTATTAATTTAGCAACTGTACTAGCTATGTCTAACAAAAAAGTACTGCTTATTGGGGCAGATGTCCGTAAACCTAAGGTCGCTGAATATCTAGACATGACAGAAGCATCTACTGGGTTAACCGTGTTTTTAGCGGATAAAAGCATACAAATTAATCAAATTATTGAAACCGCTAAAAATGGGGATTTTGATGTGATACAATCTGGAATGGTACCACCAAACCCATCGGAATTATTAATAAACGGACGCTTTGATGAGGTGCTTAATTATGGAAAGGAACATTACGACTATGTTATTGTGGATACCGCCCCAGTAAACATGGTGACTGACACCTTACAAATTGCATCGAGAGCCGATTTATTTATCTATTTAGTACGTGCCAATTATTTAGATAGCCGACTTTTAGAAATTCCAAAAAAACTATATCAAGAAAAAAGAATTCCAAATATGACGGTTGTAATAAACGGAACTGATGTGAAGAAAGGTTACGGCTATGGTAACGGATATGGTTATGGATACGGACATGAAGAAGAGAAAAAGTCTTGGTTTAAGAGATTAACAAACCGTAGTTAA
- a CDS encoding lectin-like domain-containing protein codes for MAFLSSSIKKVFLFALVMCCCNLAMAQLKATTIGDTSSLGNNCFQITPDIDGQVGGVWFDHPIDFSNDFTIAYQNYFGNNNDGADGMALVFKLTPDIVIGGSGGGLGYEGIPSSLIIEFDTHNNPSREDPSYDHIALMSNGSSYHTFATNLSGPINPLVDGGVNIEDDLLHDVKVEWIATTKTLNVYFDCQLRLSKTQDFKSSIFNNDNAVYFGFVGATGAKHNRQEVCLNRVSFIEDFIASDETICLGESILKDVSIHNGVAYSWEPSASVSDPNSGNPMLSPTVDTRYTVSITDLCGETFTEFINVTITGNSIVPRFNPIPNVCEGESLVLPSTSLEGITGAWSPEPDNTKTTEYTFYPDPGQCAAPTTLIVNVLIPTFNIPAGICEGEKLSPLPTTSIEGIVGSWSPELNNKTPTVYTFTPDVGQCAHSVSRRIDIYSTEALSLKTVILPDSFSESRTIEMRVTGGSGFYEYQLDGGIWQSEAVFENVSRCNQHDVGVRDVYSCTAETREAVDLIFYPKFFTPNGDGYHEFWNIKCLETHPEAVVFIYNRHGALLKQIKPSRNGWDGTYGGTELPDGSYWFVAHYRDESNKNKQLRGYFALKR; via the coding sequence ATGGCTTTTTTAAGCAGCTCCATAAAAAAAGTATTCCTGTTTGCCCTTGTTATGTGTTGTTGCAATCTTGCTATGGCGCAGCTAAAGGCGACTACTATTGGAGATACTTCTAGTTTAGGCAATAATTGTTTTCAAATAACCCCAGATATAGATGGTCAAGTTGGAGGCGTTTGGTTTGATCATCCTATCGATTTTTCAAATGACTTTACCATTGCTTACCAAAATTACTTTGGAAACAATAATGATGGTGCTGATGGTATGGCGCTTGTTTTTAAATTGACACCTGATATTGTTATTGGAGGTTCGGGTGGAGGGTTAGGTTACGAGGGAATTCCATCTTCTTTAATTATTGAATTCGATACTCATAATAATCCAAGTAGAGAAGATCCTTCTTATGATCATATAGCACTGATGTCAAATGGATCTTCATACCATACGTTTGCTACAAATTTATCAGGCCCTATCAATCCGTTGGTTGATGGTGGCGTAAATATTGAGGATGACCTTCTGCATGACGTTAAGGTAGAGTGGATTGCTACAACGAAGACCTTAAATGTGTATTTCGATTGCCAACTTAGACTATCAAAAACACAAGATTTTAAAAGTAGTATTTTTAACAATGATAATGCTGTATATTTTGGATTCGTAGGAGCAACAGGAGCAAAGCATAATCGTCAAGAAGTTTGCCTAAATCGAGTATCATTTATAGAAGATTTTATTGCAAGTGATGAAACCATTTGTTTAGGAGAATCTATTTTAAAAGATGTTAGTATTCACAATGGTGTTGCTTATTCTTGGGAGCCAAGCGCTAGTGTAAGTGATCCTAATAGTGGTAACCCAATGTTATCACCTACAGTTGATACTAGATATACTGTTAGTATTACCGATTTGTGCGGAGAGACTTTTACAGAATTTATTAATGTAACTATTACAGGGAATAGTATAGTACCTCGTTTTAATCCAATACCCAATGTTTGTGAAGGCGAATCTCTTGTACTACCAAGTACTTCACTCGAAGGAATTACAGGAGCATGGTCTCCAGAACCCGATAACACAAAAACTACAGAATATACATTTTATCCAGATCCCGGTCAATGTGCAGCGCCAACAACCCTAATAGTAAATGTATTAATCCCTACTTTTAATATTCCTGCAGGTATATGTGAAGGTGAAAAGCTATCTCCATTACCCACAACATCTATTGAAGGCATTGTAGGTTCATGGTCGCCCGAATTAAATAATAAAACGCCAACCGTTTATACTTTTACACCTGACGTTGGTCAGTGTGCGCATTCAGTATCTAGACGTATTGATATTTATTCAACAGAAGCTTTATCACTCAAAACTGTAATTTTACCTGATAGTTTTAGCGAAAGTCGAACTATCGAAATGCGTGTTACTGGAGGTAGTGGGTTTTATGAATATCAATTGGATGGCGGTATTTGGCAAAGTGAGGCTGTTTTCGAAAATGTTTCCCGTTGTAATCAGCATGATGTTGGGGTTCGTGATGTTTATAGCTGTACTGCTGAAACTAGAGAAGCGGTAGATCTTATTTTTTATCCCAAATTCTTTACACCGAATGGTGATGGCTATCATGAGTTTTGGAATATTAAATGTTTAGAAACGCATCCAGAAGCAGTGGTGTTTATTTATAATCGCCATGGCGCCCTGTTAAAACAAATAAAACCGAGTCGAAATGGATGGGATGGTACATACGGAGGTACGGAACTCCCTGATGGGAGTTATTGGTTTGTAGCCCATTATAGAGATGAAAGTAATAAAAATAAACAATTACGAGGTTATTTTGCTCTTAAGCGTTAG